The following is a genomic window from Rana temporaria chromosome 7, aRanTem1.1, whole genome shotgun sequence.
tctgtgtgtaaacacagagctccacgtgctgtcagggagaggagaccgatgatgtgtcccttgtacatagggacaaccatcggtcacctccccccagtcgcccccctccccccacagtagaatcactaattagggaatacattaaccccctttctcgccccctagtgttaaccccttccctgccagtcacatttatacagtaatcagtgcatttttatatcattgttcgctgtataaatgtgaatggtcccaaaaatgtgtcaaaagtgtccgatgtgtccgccgcaatatcgcagtcctgacaaaaatcgcagatcgcagccattaatagtaaaaagaaaaataacaaaaaaaaatgtcataattctatcccctattttgtagacgctataacgtttgcgcaaaccaatcactatacgcttattgcgatttttatttttaccaaaaacatgtagaagaatacgtatcggactaaactgagacttttttttttttgatatttattatagcaaaaagtaaaaaattttgttttttttcaaaattgtcgctctatttttgtttatagagcaaaaaataaaaacctcagaggtgatcaaattccaccaaaagaaagctctatttgtgggaaaattgtcagttaaagcgacgcagtgccgaatcgcaaaaattggccaggtcctttacctgcctaaaggtccgggtcttaagtggttaaacagaaaacaataaaatCAATGGGATCTTTTACTAGTTTTTGATGTTGTCATGCTCTGTATTAGAACCCTATAAGTCCCATTATTTTTCTTATACTGTTTGTAACGTCATCGGGGACGTTGGTGCCTAATTGGTCAGTTTCAGCGCTATTCAGAGTATCTTGAGTTTTTTGtgattgatatttattttgataTAGATATTTGGTAAACATTTCCTTATTtttaaacatttagggccagattctcaaaagaattacgccggtgtatctacagatacagcggcgtaattcgaaaatcccgccggcgtatcattgttttgtattctcaaaacaagatacgccagaattaggctaggatccgactggtgtaagtcacttacaccgtcggatcctaaatgctggccgctaggtggcttttacgtcaatttcagcgttgcatatgcaaatgagccgatacgccgattcccgaacgtttttgcgccgcttggccgtactttacgtcgtttccgtaagcgtaaggttacccctgctatatgaggggtaaccttacgtcggtccgccgtatgccatgttaagtatggctgtcgggacagcgtcgggtttttccgttgtttccgtcgtttacgtaactcgttgcgaatagggctgtgcgttaattacgttcacgtcgaaaccaatgtatttgcggtgtactacggagcatgcgcactgggctacgtttaaggccggcgcatgcgcagttcgttcggcacgggggcgcgcttaatttaaatacaagtcgCCCCctctgaattacgcggggatacgccgggccatttacaccacgccgccgcaaattacggagcaagtgctttgagaatacggcacttgctccagtgaggccccgtacacacgaccgagtttctcggcagaattcagctccgaccgagtttctggctgaattctgccgtgtgtacactttcggccgaggaagccgacgaggacctcggcgaggaaatagagaacatgttctctatttcctcgttgttcaatgggaaatttcggctcgccgagatcctcggcggcttcacaaggaactcgacgggcaaaacgatgtgttttgcccgtcgagttcctcggacgtgtgtacggggcctaagttgcggtggcgtagtgttaatggcatacgctacgccccgctcgtagatacgctgatctacgagaatctggcattTATTTGTTAAGTGATTCAGCTCTTCAACCTCAACCAATAACTGAAATATCAATTTTGGGTGAACTGACCCTTTAAAGaaaattatggggggggggggaaaaggcaATGGAACATTTGTCAGGCAGTGAAGTGAAAATCTATGCATTTATGCCTAATGAAGATGAACAGGATCAGTGGTCTTTCCTGGCCCCTAGTGGGCACATGCCACATCACATCACCAGTGTgtggcagcctggcacacacagCGAGAGAAGGACGGAGGGGGAAACCCTGCCTGGGCTCCATTCAGAGTGCATTGCTCACCTCCTCCTTGGCTGGCATGGATAATAATGGGGGCCGCATGCTGTGTTAACAGAGAGCATCAGTGGAGGATTACTGCTGGATGGGGAGGAGAAGAGGGGCCGGATtaatccctttaaatctgccatCCTTGGTGAATAAGAAGGCTATTTGCGCTTGTCCTTTTGCAGAGGATGCTGTCACAGTTGTAGGAAAGCAGATGAGATCACAGCTCACAAAGAGTGGCAAAGagtgcttgcttttttttttttttattctctctgCTCCCCCAAGTCTGCATTACAGCGGGAGCGCGCAGATGTTCAGGAGCGCGCATCAGGCACACAGCAAAGATGGAGTCCCAGCAGCTGCAGGGAAGGCTAGAGCCGGCCAAGTCTCCGCTGTTTTAAGAGACCTCCTTACATTGCAAATGGCCCGGGTCCATGGCATTGCCTACTAGGCTTCTTTCCAGCTGGGGGCATCTGATGGCTTGCATCTCCTTTGGCTCAAGAGGCAAATGTTGCTCCCAAGGACTCTGAACGTTGGCATCCTCCTCTCTGCATCCCCAAACTAGCATCGGAATTCCCCCTATTCCTCTGGGCTTTGCCCAATTCCTACCAACTGCATGCCCAACACAAGGGGTGCATGGACAGCCAGCGTTCCTAGGGATTGTGGTGGCATCTAAAGGGGGGGGTTTTGATTGTTTTATTTGTCTACTACACTGTGCAGGAGGGCATCTGATCAGCTAGCCAAGATGCTGCCATCTCAAGAAGCCTCCAAGCTTTACCATGACAATTACATGAGAAACTCGAGAGCCATAGGTGTGCTTTGGGCCATCTTCACCATCTGCTTTGCCATCATCAACGTGGTGGTCTTCATACAACCCTACTGGATAGGGGACAGCGTCAATACACCCAAGCCCGGTTACTTTGGGCTTTTCCACTACTGTGTGGGCAATGGAGGGGGGAACAGGGAGTTTACCTGCCGGGGGTCCTTCACCGATTTCAGCACCATCCCCTCCGGAGCCTTCAAAGCAGCCGCTTTCTTCGTgctgctgtccatggtgctgatccTGGGCTGCATTACCTGTTTCGCCCTGTTCTTCTTCTGCAACACGGCCACTGTGTACAAGATCTGCGCCTGGATGCAGCTGTGTGCAGGTAAATGGGGGAAGGGTTGGGGGGTAGTAAATTGTAAGCAGTAGGCGACCAGACATGACATCTGGCCATAAGGAGCAAGGGTCTTCTCTAGAATGCCAAAGGTTTCCAGACACCTACTATGCTTATTTTTGTCAGTCAAAACCTTATTGCTATATTTTGTCTTGCCTGAGAGTTTTTGAGTGTTTAAGATGTCTCCAAAATTTCTGTAAAAATTGACAAATGTTAGTAAATTTTGCAATTTCGGGAAAAGGCATTGGTGGCAACGGAAAAAGTGAAATCAACGTGGTTTTGGTGGGTTTTAAGACTAGATAGAGGGTGACCAGATATTAAATCTCTTGTCTGCCAGGAGGAAGGGTCTTCTCTAGAATGTAGTCACTGGCTCCCAAAGGATTCCAAGCACCTACTGTGCTTATTATGTCAGTCAAAaccttattgcaatattttgtcttgcctgaagcctcgtacacacgaccgaggaactcgactggcgaaacacatcgttttcctcgtcgagttccttgttaggctgtcgaggaactcgataagccaattttctccattcccgtcaaggaaatagagaacatgcttttttttttggctcgtcgagtttctcaacagtttccttgacgaaaatgtacacacgattggtttcctCTgcgaaaaaatatctcccagcaagtttcttgctggtttttgccgagaaactcggtcgtgtgtacgaggcttgagagtttTTGAGTGTTTAAGATGTCTTCAAAATTTCAGTAAAAATCGAGAAATGTTACTAAATTTTGCAATTTCGGGAAAAGGCATTGGTGGCAACAGAGAAAGCGAAATCAACGTGGTTTTGGTGGGCTTTAAGACTAGATAGAgggtgaccactgaccagacataAAATCTCTTGTCTGCCAGGAGGAAGGGTCTTCTTGAGAATGTAGTAATTGGCTCCCAAAGGTTTCCAGACACCTACTATGCTTATTTTTGTCAGTCAAAACCTTATTGCTATATTTTGTCTTGCCTGAGAGTTTTTGAGTGTTTAAGATGTCTCCAAAATTTCAGTAAAAATCGAGAAATGTTAGTACATTTTGCAATTTTGGGAAAAGGCATTGGTGGCAATGGAGAAAGTGAAATCAACGTGGTTTTGGTGGGTTTTAAGACTAGATAGAGGGTGACCAGACATTAAATCTCTTGTCTGCCAGGAGGAAGGGTCTTCTCTAGAATGTTGTCACTGGCTCCCAAAGGATTCCAAGCACCCACTGTGCTTATTTTGTCAGTCAAAACCTTATTGCTATATTTTGTCTTGCCTGAGAGTTTTTGAGTGTTTAAGATGTCTCCAAAATTTCTGTAAACATCGAGAAATGTTCGTAAATTTAGCAATTTCGGGAAAAGGCATTGGTGGCAACggagaaagcaaaataattgagaAATGTTAGTAAATTTTGCAATTCGGGAAAAAGGCATTGGTGGCAACGGAGAAAGCGAAATCAACATGGTTTTGGTGGGCTTTAAGACTAGATAGAgggtgaccactgaccagacataACATATCTTGTCTGCCAGGAGGAAGGGTCTTCTTTAGAATGTAGTAATTGTCTCCCAAAGGATTCCAAGCACCTACTATGCTTATTTTGGCAGTCAAAACCTTATTGCTATATTTTGTCTTGCCTGAGAGTTTTTGAGTGTTTAAGATGTCTTCAAAATTACAGTAAAAATCGAGAAATGTTAGTAAATTTTGCAATTTTGAGAAAAGGCATTGGTGGCAATGGAGAAAGTGAAATCAACGTGGTTTTGGTGGGTTTTAAGACTAGATAGAGGGTGACCAGACATGAAATCTCTTGTCTGCCAGGAGGAAGGGTCTTCTCTAGAATGTAGTATCTGGCTCCCAAAGGATTCCAAGCAGCTACTGTGCTTATTTTGTCAGTCAAAaccttattgcaatattttgtcTTGCCTGAGAGTTTTTGAGTGTTTAAGATGTCTCCAAAAATTTATGAAAAATTGAGAAATGTTAGTAAATTTTGCAATTTCGGGAAAAGGCATTGGTGGCAACGGAGAAAGCAAAATCAACGTGGTTTTGGTGGGTTTTAAGACTAGATAGAGGGTGACCAGACATTAATTCTCTTGTCTGCCAGGAGGAAGGGTCTTCTCTAGAATGTAGTCACTGGCTCTCAAAGGATTCCAAGCACCTACTGTGCTTATTTTTGTCAGTCAAAaccttattgcaatattttgtcTTTCCTGAGAGTTTTTGAGTGTTTAAGATGTCTCCAAAATTTCTGTGAAAATCGAGAAATGTTAGTAAATTTTGCAATTTCTGGAAAAGGCATTGGTGGCAATGGAGAAAGCAAAATGAACGTGGTTTGGTGGgttttaaatgggttgtaaaggttttttattttctaaataggttcctttaagctagtgcattgttggttcacttaccttttcctacaatttcccttataaatgtttttttctttgtctgaatttctcacttcctgttcctcctcagtaagcttgcccccatcatcggagctgttttggctgggggttagtcagcctgctcgccccctcccttgggatacatccctgtggggagacagtgtctccccgcagggatgtagtcctaagggagggggcgagtttgctgactaacccccagtggGCATTAAATTGGTTTAGTTTAAGCATGGTTTTAATGGTTCCTCAGGGTTAAAAAAGCTCCTTCTAAATATATTGGACCTATTCTTGTGCCTGGTGACCTCTAGCCTCATTATTTAgctcaactccccccccccttaaaaacatAAATGAACAagagtagatttttttcaaataaatgttGCCTAAGcagctctaatgccctgtacacccgTTAGgggatttccgacaggaaaagttcccGATGGAAATCCCTAGagtaaagccgagaacctgctcggtcagtctttccccctacaaacaagaggttttcccgacaggaaaactgcgatggagctttgaccaggaatcctggccgtgtgtatgctccattgcagttttcccataggaaaactgccaaaaactggtTTTcccagggggaaaaaagagcgctggttctctttttttgtccggaggtttttgggcagttttcccgtcggaaaaactctgaggagaatacacacggccgggattcccggtcaaaagctctcctcacagttttctcgtcgggaaaactggccgtgtgtatgaggctttggtGAAATTAGCACCActgaatacattttgcccaaatcACTCTGCTGATCCCTAATAGctattgggtagattcacgtacgttgccgcaactttgcggcggcgtggcttaaggaatttaagctacgacgccgtaagttagcgaggcaagtacatgattcacaatgtacttgcctgctaacttacggcggcgtagcctaaatcggcaggcgtaagggcgcctaattcaaatgtgtttgaggggggcgtgttttatcataatgaggcttgacctcacgttttttacatttttctactgcgcatgcgccgggcgcctacatttcccagtgtgcattgcggctaactacgccgcacgggcctattgattttgacgtggacgtaaacaacgtaaatccggattcacggacgacttacgcaaacgacgtaaaaaattctaatttcgacgcgggaacggcagctatacttgacattactattccaatagggcatagctctaactttacgcggcttagctctaactttacgcggcctatctcttacgtaaacggcgtaaaagtactgcgtcggccgggtgtacgttcgtgaatcggcgtatctactcatttacatattctacgccgaccgcaatggaagcgccacctagcggccatccgaaatattgcaatctaagataggacggcgcaagctgtcgtatcttagatatgtttaagcgtatctctgtttgagcatacgcctaaacataagtcggcgtagattctgagttaggtcggcttatctactgataagccggcctaactcttactgaatctacctatatgtattcATGTTTACACCGAGCTGAAGTTCAGAGTCTTACCACCATTCAGCAGTAAAGTGGATCGTAGATGATGGATGGTTTTCATTATGGGAGCCTTAGTGTAGAGACAAGGTGCATGCCTGTAGTAATGTCCAATAAGACAGTACGGTTTTCTTTTACCTTCTTGTGTCTAGGCACCGTCATTAGTCATAACACTTTAGATGGAGGATATGGTGTCCTATGAAGGTCTCTTTGACATGCAGTCAAACTGGGCAGCTGCCCTTGGGCTGCTTTGCTGGTGGGGCAGAAAGGAAGTATCCTTTGATAGCTTATGGTTAATCTTTGGTgaggaggaagaaaagtgttGTAGACCAAGAGTGAAATGCTAATGGGGGTGCCCAATTACCAACCGGGGCTTATTTTGTCACACATCCTAATGTTACATCAGCTTACAACACAGTCCTTCCAATATAtgaatgggagttgcagaggagagtTTAATTACAAGGTATTACGCATCCTCTGGGATGTATGAATGCTATTTTAATAAGAGGGGACAATAACTGAGAGAAAAATCTGCCTCTTGGCAGCAATAGGATACAATTGTATTACGGAACCTTTGATAACCTAAAAATAAACACATTGGTGTCCTCTGTACTACGAGGAGTGATCCTTTATGAGCCGTATTTATCTATGGGCTGCTATGCAGCTAAGACAGCCATGCTTTGTTCATTAATCACAGGCATTCTGACACTAATATGGCtgtacactttttatttttattgttacgtAGAGAACAGATGCATCGCAACAGATTGGATGGCAAAGTGTCTGCTGCCCACACATTTGGTTGCTTAATTGTTACTATAAGGAGTCATGTATAATCTCTGCGTATCTAATAAAAGATCAGTCTACTTATAGCCATAGATAGGGGATGAGAGATTAGATGGATGATACAGAAAATTagatggattcaggtagattgcggcatctttcaggcggcgaagcgtatcgtatttacgctacgccgccttaagccagagaggcaagttctgtattcacaaagcacttgcctcctaagttacggcggcgtagcgtaaatggggccggcataagcgcgcctaattcaaatgagaatgaggggggcgtgttttatgtaactgattggtgacccgacgtgattgacgttttttacgaacgccgcatgcgccgtccgtgtacatatcccagtgtgcattgctccaaagtacgccacaaggacgtattggttttcaacgtgaacgtaaattacgtccagccccatttacggacgacttgcgcaaacgacgtaaaattttcaaatttcgacgcgggaacgacggccatactcaacattgactaggccagctatttgttcgactaactttacgctggaaaaagccgcacgtaaacaacgtaaaaaaatgcgccgggcgcacgtacgtttctgaatcggcatatctagtcatttgcatatttttcgccgaactcaacggaagcgccatctagcggccagcgtaaatattgcaccctaagatacaacggcgtaggagacttacgccgctcttatcttagcctaatttaagcgtatctggtttccagaatacgcttaaattttgcgacggcgtagattcagagttacgacggcgtatctactgatacgccggcgtaaccctacgtgaatctggctaatagagtaATATGAAATAGAACAATAGATGGCATGTACAGTTTCAATAAATCAATGCTTATTTTCTCCTTGTGTGAGgggtgtacaggcataccccgctttaagtacactcactttacatacactcgcgagtaaagacatacctgcgagtgtatgtaaagtgccttacaagtactgtacagacattttgcagtcacagtagaaggagctgaagctcagagagcatagccgcCCTGttacagtgtgcccctgacacccccactacagcccctgagacctcaactacagctcctgacacccccactacagttcctgaccccccactaacaccctagaagtgaaaaaatgtattgtcTCACTTTAAGTagattttcgttttacatacatgctctggtcccattgtgtacttaaagcggggggttc
Proteins encoded in this region:
- the LHFPL4 gene encoding LHFPL tetraspan subfamily member 4 protein isoform X3 gives rise to the protein MLPSQEASKLYHDNYMRNSRAIGVLWAIFTICFAIINVVVFIQPYWIGDSVNTPKPGYFGLFHYCVGNGGGNREFTCRGSFTDFSTIPSGAFKAAAFFVLLSMVLILGCITCFALFFFCNTATVYKICAWMQLCAALCLVLACMIFPDGWDAETIRDMCGDKTGKYSLGDCSIRWAYILAIIGILNALILSFLAFVLGNRQNDLLHEELKADNKDDIK
- the LHFPL4 gene encoding LHFPL tetraspan subfamily member 4 protein isoform X1; protein product: MLPSQEASKLYHDNYMRNSRAIGVLWAIFTICFAIINVVVFIQPYWIGDSVNTPKPGYFGLFHYCVGNGGGNREFTCRGSFTDFSTIPSGAFKAAAFFVLLSMVLILGCITCFALFFFCNTATVYKICAWMQLCAALCLVLACMIFPDGWDAETIRDMCGDKTGKYSLGDCSIRWAYILAIIGILNALILSFLAFVLGNRQNDLLHEELKADNKGCPRGAEHCAPNPPTFDFSESIFVITSLPDSGFSSRGTQGILR
- the LHFPL4 gene encoding LHFPL tetraspan subfamily member 4 protein isoform X2, whose translation is MLPSQEASKLYHDNYMRNSRAIGVLWAIFTICFAIINVVVFIQPYWIGDSVNTPKPGYFGLFHYCVGNGGGNREFTCRGSFTDFSTIPSGAFKAAAFFVLLSMVLILGCITCFALFFFCNTATVYKICAWMQLCAALCLVLACMIFPDGWDAETIRDMCGDKTGKYSLGDCSIRWAYILAIIGILNALILSFLAFVLGNRQNDLLHEELKADNKANQYSSSRHFRIPDFRHVERKASSDDIK